Proteins encoded within one genomic window of Alosa alosa isolate M-15738 ecotype Scorff River chromosome 24, AALO_Geno_1.1, whole genome shotgun sequence:
- the psmb6 gene encoding proteasome subunit beta type-6 — protein sequence MAATAAMGFPQHLSSFNDLVPEWTSREVSTGTTIMAVEFDGGVVMGADSRTTTGAYIANRVTDKLTPIHDQIFCCRSGSAADTQAIADAVTYQLGFHSIELDEPPLVQTAANLFKDMCYRYREELMAGIIVAGWDKRRGGQVYTVPVGGMLTRQPVSVGGSGSSYIYGYVDSNYRTGMSKEECLRFAAGALSLAMERDGSSGGVVRLAVISEQGVERQVILGNQLPKFSTL from the exons ATGGCGGCTACAGCAGCAATGGGTTTCCCACAGCATCTTTCTTCTTTCAATGATTTAGTTCCAGAATGGACTTCCCGTGAAGTTAGCACTGGG ACCACTATTATGGCAGTTGAATTTGACGGCGGGGTTGTAATGGGGGCCGACTCTAGGACTACCACTGG GGCATACATCGCAAACAGGGTAACAGACAAGCTAACCCCCATTCATGATCAAATCTTCTGCTGCCGATCTGGTTCCGCTGCGGATACTCAGGCCATTGCTGACGCAGTAACCTATCAGTTGGGATTCCACAG TATTGAGCTGGATGAGCCCCCGCTGGTCCAGACAGCTGCCAATCTCTTTAAAGACATGTGCTATAGGTACAGGGAAGAGTTGATGGCTGGGATTATTGTGGCCGGTTGGGACAAGCGGAGGGGTGGACAG GTGTACACTGTCCCTGTTGGAGGGATGCTGACCAGGCAACCAGTGTCAGTGGGAGGATCTGGCAGCTCTTATATCTATGGATATGTAGACTCCAACTACAGAACTGGCATGAGCAAGGAGGAATGTTTACGTTTCGCAGcaggag CACTGTCATTGgccatggagagagatggatccAGCGGGGGGGTGGTGCGATTGGCTGTCATCTCCGAACAGGGAGTGGAGAGGCAGGTTATCCTGGGCAACCAACTGCCCAAGTTCTCCACTCTGTAA
- the trappc1 gene encoding trafficking protein particle complex subunit 1 has translation MTVHNLYIFDRNGTCLHYSEWNRKKQAGISKEEEFKLMYGMLFSIRSFVSKMSPLDMKDGFVSFQTSRYKLHYYETPTGIKIIMNTDLGVPNCRDILHQIYSTLYVEYIIKNPLCVLGDTLQSELFNSRLDSFVRALPFFSARAA, from the exons ATGACCGTTCACAACCTGTACATCTTCGACCGGAATGGCACATGCCTCCATTACAGCGAATGGAACAGGAAAAAGCAGGCGGGCATCTCCAAGGAGGAG GAGTTTAAGCTGATGTATGGGATGCTGTTTTCCATTCGATCTTTTGTCAGTAAGATGTCTCCATTGGACAT GAAGGATGGCTTTGTGTCCTTCCAGACAAGTCGCTATAAGCTGCACTACTATGAGACGCCCACTGGCATCAAGATCATCATGAACACAGACCTCGGTGTGCCCAACTGCAGAGACATCCTGCACCAGATATACAGcacg ctaTATGTCGAGTACATCATCAAGaacccactgtgtgtgttgggagacaCTCTGCAGAGCGAGCTCTTCAACAGCCGACTTGACTCCTTTGTCCGCGCCCTTCCCTTCTTCAGTGCCCGTGCCGCCTAG